In Sphingobium sp. B2D3C, a genomic segment contains:
- the rplU gene encoding 50S ribosomal protein L21 produces MFAVVRTGGKQYRVAAGDKIVVEKIAGEAGETVTLDDVLLAGDGSEIKDSKGLTVSAEIIAQAKGEKVIVFKKRRRHNYRRRNGHRQQHTILKIVAIGGEAPKKKAAAKKADAAPAAAEA; encoded by the coding sequence ATGTTCGCTGTCGTGCGTACGGGCGGCAAGCAATATCGCGTCGCCGCCGGAGACAAGATCGTCGTCGAGAAGATCGCTGGTGAAGCCGGCGAAACCGTCACGCTGGACGATGTCCTGCTCGCGGGTGACGGCTCGGAAATCAAGGACAGCAAGGGCCTCACGGTCTCGGCTGAGATCATTGCCCAGGCCAAGGGCGAGAAGGTGATCGTCTTCAAGAAGCGCCGCCGGCACAATTACCGTCGTCGCAACGGCCATCGCCAGCAGCACACGATCCTCAAGATCGTGGCGATCGGCGGCGAAGCGCCGAAGAAGAAGGCCGCCGCCAAGAAGGCCGACGCCGCTCCGGCAGCCGCCGAAGCCTGA
- the rpmA gene encoding 50S ribosomal protein L27 translates to MAHKKAGGSSRNGRDSESKRLGVKKFGGQSVLGGNILVRQRGTKFYPGRNVGIGKDHTLFALTEGRVVFHDGKLGRKFVSVDVMAEAAE, encoded by the coding sequence ATGGCACATAAAAAAGCTGGCGGTTCATCGCGCAACGGTCGCGATTCAGAATCGAAGCGCCTTGGCGTGAAGAAGTTCGGCGGCCAGAGCGTGCTCGGCGGCAATATTCTCGTCCGTCAACGCGGCACGAAGTTCTACCCGGGCCGCAATGTCGGCATCGGCAAGGACCACACCCTGTTTGCGCTCACCGAAGGTCGCGTGGTGTTCCACGACGGCAAGCTCGGTCGCAAATTTGTGTCCGTGGACGTGATGGCGGAAGCCGCCGAATAA
- the hemB gene encoding porphobilinogen synthase: MTHAAYPELRLRRTRAAAWSRRLHAEHRLTPADFIWPLFITAGRGVEEPVGSLPGVSRWSVDLAVARAREAAAAGIPCLALFPNTPRDLRSDDGAEALNPDNLMCEAIRAIKDAVPEIGLLTDVALDPYTAHGQDGLLDEAGYVVNDATVEMLIGQALNQAAAGADIIAPSDMMDGRIGAIREALEADGHANVQIMAYAAKYASAFYGPFRDAVGSGGLLKGDKKSYQMDPANGAEALREVAMDIAEGADSVMVKPGLPYLDIVARVKDTFNIPVFAYQVSGEYAMIEAAVTVGAGERDALVMETLMSFKRAGCTGVLTYHALHAARLLGG; encoded by the coding sequence ATGACGCACGCTGCCTATCCCGAGCTTCGCCTTCGCCGTACCCGCGCTGCCGCCTGGAGCCGCCGGCTTCATGCCGAGCATCGCCTGACGCCGGCCGATTTCATCTGGCCGCTGTTCATCACGGCGGGTCGTGGGGTCGAGGAGCCGGTCGGCTCGTTGCCGGGCGTCTCGCGCTGGTCGGTCGATCTCGCCGTGGCGCGCGCGCGGGAGGCTGCGGCGGCGGGCATTCCCTGCCTCGCGCTGTTCCCCAACACCCCGCGTGACTTGCGCAGCGACGATGGCGCGGAGGCGCTCAACCCGGACAATCTGATGTGCGAGGCGATCCGCGCGATCAAGGATGCCGTCCCGGAGATCGGCCTGCTGACCGACGTGGCGCTCGACCCCTATACCGCGCACGGCCAGGACGGGCTGCTCGATGAAGCCGGCTATGTCGTGAACGATGCTACGGTGGAGATGCTGATCGGCCAGGCGCTCAATCAGGCCGCCGCCGGCGCGGACATCATCGCGCCGAGCGACATGATGGACGGGCGCATCGGCGCGATTCGCGAGGCGCTGGAGGCCGATGGCCACGCCAATGTGCAGATCATGGCCTATGCCGCCAAATATGCGAGCGCCTTCTACGGCCCGTTCCGCGATGCGGTCGGCTCGGGCGGGCTGCTCAAGGGCGACAAGAAGAGCTACCAGATGGACCCGGCCAATGGCGCCGAGGCGCTGCGCGAAGTGGCGATGGACATTGCCGAGGGCGCGGACAGCGTGATGGTGAAGCCCGGCCTGCCCTATCTCGATATCGTCGCGCGGGTGAAGGATACCTTCAACATCCCGGTCTTCGCCTATCAGGTGAGCGGCGAATATGCGATGATCGAGGCTGCCGTGACCGTCGGCGCGGGCGAGCGCGACGCGCTGGTGATGGAAACGCTGATGAGCTTCAAGCGGGCCGGCTGCACGGGCGTGCTGACCTATCACGCGCTGCATGCCGCCCGGCTGCTGGGCGGCTGA
- a CDS encoding gamma carbonic anhydrase family protein, with amino-acid sequence MTRPLILPFNGKTPKIHETAFVAPGCVIIGDVEIGPQASVWYNCVLRADINAIRVGTRSNIQDGSTVHVESDFGDGGHPAIIGDDVLIGHMAIIHGCTLENRAFVGMGAIVMDGCVVEGDAMLAAGAMLTPGKRMPSGQLWSGRPAKYMRELGEADLHGMRRGVEAYVEEAALHTAALKAAEAGA; translated from the coding sequence ATGACCCGGCCTCTTATTCTTCCCTTCAACGGCAAGACGCCGAAGATTCACGAAACCGCCTTCGTGGCGCCGGGCTGCGTCATTATCGGCGACGTCGAGATCGGCCCGCAGGCCAGCGTTTGGTATAATTGCGTGCTGCGGGCGGACATCAACGCCATTCGCGTGGGCACGCGCTCGAACATTCAGGATGGCAGCACTGTCCATGTCGAGAGCGATTTCGGCGATGGCGGGCATCCGGCGATCATCGGCGACGATGTGCTGATTGGGCATATGGCAATCATCCATGGCTGCACGCTGGAGAACCGCGCTTTCGTCGGCATGGGGGCCATCGTGATGGACGGCTGCGTGGTCGAGGGGGATGCGATGCTCGCGGCGGGCGCGATGCTCACGCCCGGCAAGCGCATGCCCTCAGGCCAGCTGTGGAGCGGGCGACCGGCCAAATATATGCGTGAGTTGGGCGAGGCCGACCTGCACGGGATGCGGCGCGGCGTGGAGGCCTATGTCGAGGAGGCGGCGCTGCACACCGCAGCGCTCAAGGCTGCGGAAGCTGGCGCCTGA
- a CDS encoding GNAT family N-acetyltransferase — protein MFARTPRLLLRPGWPEDAQALYAAIADEAIVRNLARAPWPYTLDDAVDFLAGDHDPLQPKFLVMKRTQGVPRLIGSCGIHTQDDGALELGYWIARPYWGLGFATEAASAVMQIARATGVRNIRASHFTDNPASGRVLRKLGFRPAGRPEPRHSRGRNRADLCQFYEEGGEGDMREDVAVEIYADREPVAA, from the coding sequence ATGTTTGCACGTACCCCCCGTTTGCTGCTGCGGCCCGGCTGGCCGGAAGATGCGCAGGCGCTCTATGCCGCCATCGCGGATGAAGCGATCGTGCGGAATCTTGCCCGCGCGCCCTGGCCCTATACGCTGGACGATGCGGTCGATTTCCTCGCCGGCGATCACGATCCGCTGCAGCCCAAGTTCCTGGTGATGAAGCGCACCCAGGGAGTACCGCGTCTTATCGGCTCCTGCGGCATCCATACGCAGGACGATGGCGCGCTGGAGTTGGGCTACTGGATCGCGCGCCCTTACTGGGGCCTGGGTTTCGCGACCGAAGCGGCTTCGGCCGTGATGCAGATCGCCCGCGCGACGGGCGTGCGCAACATTCGCGCCAGCCATTTCACCGACAATCCGGCGTCCGGCCGGGTGTTGCGCAAGCTCGGCTTCCGTCCGGCGGGCCGCCCCGAGCCGCGCCACAGCCGTGGCCGCAATCGCGCCGATCTCTGCCAATTCTACGAAGAGGGCGGCGAAGGCGACATGCGCGAGGACGTGGCGGTGGAAATCTACGCGGATCGCGAGCCAGTCGCGGCCTGA
- a CDS encoding GNAT family N-acetyltransferase has protein sequence MARMIAETERLILRTERPGDQQVWLAHMNTPEVRAYLGGPRPAEAIADNFARIAADWETKGISLAMIERKADGLLLGDCGLGVIDSPEAPAALAGQWEIGWIIRHDCWRKGYAQEAARAMLARAFGPWDLPAVFAQTSLSNPPSWGLMEKLGMRRRADLDYGDSRYPAADNPTIIYEMRRADWTALSEDKS, from the coding sequence ATGGCCAGAATGATCGCTGAAACCGAGCGGCTGATCCTGCGGACCGAGCGGCCGGGCGATCAGCAGGTCTGGCTTGCCCACATGAACACGCCGGAAGTGCGGGCCTATCTGGGCGGCCCCAGACCGGCGGAGGCCATTGCGGACAATTTCGCGCGGATCGCGGCCGATTGGGAGACCAAGGGCATCTCGCTGGCGATGATCGAGCGCAAGGCCGACGGGTTGCTGCTCGGCGATTGCGGGCTTGGCGTCATCGATTCGCCGGAAGCCCCGGCCGCGCTGGCCGGGCAGTGGGAGATCGGCTGGATCATCCGGCACGATTGCTGGCGCAAGGGCTATGCGCAGGAGGCTGCGCGGGCGATGTTGGCGCGGGCGTTCGGGCCGTGGGATCTGCCGGCGGTCTTCGCGCAGACCTCGCTCAGCAATCCGCCCTCCTGGGGCCTGATGGAGAAACTCGGCATGCGGCGTCGTGCCGATCTGGACTATGGTGACAGCCGTTATCCCGCTGCCGACAATCCCACGATCATCTATGAGATGCGGCGCGCGGACTGGACGGCGCTGAGCGAGGACAAGTCATGA